A window of Hymenobacter aerilatus contains these coding sequences:
- a CDS encoding T9SS type A sorting domain-containing protein — MKHLYLTRKVFSALFLLVLAVGSAKAQFRTVNVNGSADATEYGNENTQETDVSDRPNMTWYMTWDDTNLYIAISDVNNDVNKREATVIYLDTNPIIPVNGGSSSDGSNKAFNNYDGTSGILPFRADIALFLRKNYKEYRKPDGGNGWNNPVSDNNTGNTRTGITVVYNNESTNGTREISIPWSIMGGRPASFNMVGYVTAPTLNGGYIYGQIPAKTVLNRNGAGPIGTDAKFVRYYTVSSTNNGAVNSTEAGATGPFSRESYATPDQNNSNFGQISVYDFTANHPFINNSLQLNRTSSGTPTWNISNNLYIGKDVSVYANTQAPINVGGKFTVADGGKFYQEAAPLRITGDFTINDFGTFAPGSAATSAVVLDGDETQVVRAKNLTLANLSLTGGDKTLTSNLTINNNITLSAGARLVTGNNSLILTGNTVNAPGAQLNEVLDAAADEAGGGYVLGTVESTEQIGISDRDYNFNNIGLTIRANGTTAPTLPGQVTVQRLTGLIVTAQEPGNPTSISRQYRIVAGNQNNVDVDLTFGYRDKQNNELRTIPEAQLTLFRSPAFNQGPYQRIGGAVNATANTVFARTAVNLSGVFTLGDGNNPLPVELVAFTGKLEGSAVRLNWATASEKNNKGFEVQRNTGGDQWFTLGFVAGHGSTSQRNAYSFRDANAPEGKATYRLRQLDNDGTESFSPVVTIEVPAGNAPALVLSPVPTPDVLTISGLGSGAHVAEVYDMMGKRVLSHSFKDQTTTVSVANLPSGLYVVQVQGKKSKFVKQ, encoded by the coding sequence ATGAAACACTTATATCTAACCCGAAAGGTCTTTAGTGCTCTTTTCTTACTCGTGCTGGCAGTAGGGAGCGCGAAGGCGCAGTTTAGGACTGTTAACGTAAATGGTAGTGCTGACGCTACTGAGTATGGTAACGAAAACACTCAGGAGACTGATGTTTCTGACCGTCCTAATATGACATGGTATATGACATGGGATGATACCAACCTATATATCGCCATTTCTGATGTAAATAACGACGTTAACAAGAGAGAGGCAACCGTAATTTATCTAGATACTAATCCGATTATCCCAGTTAACGGAGGCTCAAGTTCCGACGGTTCGAATAAGGCTTTTAATAATTATGATGGCACTAGCGGTATTCTACCTTTTCGTGCAGATATAGCTCTGTTCCTGCGTAAAAATTACAAGGAGTATCGTAAACCAGACGGTGGTAATGGCTGGAATAATCCAGTGAGTGATAACAACACTGGTAATACCAGAACAGGTATTACTGTAGTTTATAACAATGAAAGCACAAACGGTACGCGCGAGATTTCCATTCCATGGAGTATTATGGGCGGAAGGCCTGCCTCTTTCAATATGGTAGGTTACGTAACTGCTCCTACATTAAATGGCGGGTATATATACGGTCAGATTCCCGCTAAAACTGTTTTAAATAGAAATGGAGCGGGTCCTATTGGCACTGATGCTAAGTTCGTACGTTATTATACTGTTTCTAGTACTAACAACGGAGCTGTAAACAGCACAGAAGCCGGAGCCACCGGCCCGTTTAGCCGTGAAAGCTACGCTACTCCTGACCAGAACAATTCAAACTTTGGTCAAATCAGCGTATACGACTTCACTGCGAACCACCCTTTCATTAATAATTCCCTACAACTCAACCGTACTTCAAGTGGCACGCCTACTTGGAATATCAGCAATAACCTATACATCGGCAAAGATGTCAGCGTATATGCTAATACGCAGGCACCTATTAATGTAGGCGGTAAATTTACTGTAGCTGACGGTGGTAAATTTTACCAGGAAGCGGCTCCTTTGCGCATCACTGGTGATTTTACAATCAATGATTTTGGCACATTTGCTCCTGGCTCTGCTGCAACCAGTGCTGTTGTTTTGGATGGAGACGAAACGCAAGTTGTTCGCGCTAAAAACTTAACACTTGCAAATCTGTCTCTCACTGGTGGTGATAAAACACTGACTAGCAACCTAACGATTAACAACAATATTACGCTCAGCGCTGGTGCTCGGCTTGTTACGGGCAACAACTCGCTTATTTTGACAGGTAATACTGTTAATGCCCCGGGCGCGCAGTTAAACGAAGTTCTTGATGCTGCTGCTGATGAAGCAGGCGGCGGCTATGTTCTCGGTACTGTTGAGTCGACAGAGCAGATTGGCATCAGTGACCGAGATTATAATTTCAATAACATTGGTCTAACCATTCGTGCAAATGGTACCACGGCCCCTACACTTCCGGGCCAAGTTACCGTACAACGCTTGACTGGTCTGATCGTAACGGCTCAAGAGCCAGGTAATCCTACCAGCATTAGCCGTCAATATCGCATCGTAGCAGGTAACCAAAACAACGTAGATGTAGACCTCACGTTTGGTTACCGGGATAAGCAGAACAACGAGTTACGCACTATCCCGGAAGCTCAACTGACCTTGTTCCGCTCTCCTGCTTTTAATCAGGGTCCATACCAGCGAATCGGTGGCGCTGTTAATGCAACGGCAAATACTGTATTCGCTCGCACTGCAGTAAACCTATCGGGCGTCTTTACCCTCGGCGACGGTAACAACCCCCTACCCGTCGAACTCGTTGCCTTCACGGGCAAGCTGGAAGGCTCAGCCGTTCGTCTGAACTGGGCTACGGCTTCGGAGAAGAACAACAAAGGCTTTGAAGTGCAGCGCAACACCGGCGGCGACCAGTGGTTTACGCTGGGTTTTGTAGCCGGCCACGGCAGCACCAGCCAGCGCAATGCCTACTCCTTCCGTGATGCCAATGCCCCCGAAGGCAAAGCCACCTACCGCCTGCGTCAGCTCGACAACGACGGCACCGAAAGCTTCTCGCCCGTAGTAACCATCGAAGTACCGGCCGGCAACGCGCCTGCTCTGGTGCTGAGCCCCGTTCCTACCCCCGATGTACTGACCATCAGCGGCCTGGGTAGCGGTGCTCACGTAGCCGAAGTGTACGACATGATGGGTAAGCGTGTGCTGAGCCACTCGTTTAAAGACCAAACGACGACGGTATCGGTAGCCAACCTCCCCAGCGGCTTGTACGTGGTGCAGGTGCAGGGCAAGAAAAGCAAGTTTGTGAAGCAATAA
- a CDS encoding acyl-CoA-binding protein produces MVTQEEFEAAAQRAQQLPSKPSNTVLLQLYALYKQASEGDVTGSRPGGFDFKAIAKYDAWAGLSGKSKESARQEYVALVDSL; encoded by the coding sequence ATGGTCACGCAGGAAGAATTTGAAGCCGCCGCCCAACGCGCCCAGCAACTCCCCAGCAAGCCCTCCAATACGGTGCTGCTCCAGCTCTACGCGCTCTACAAGCAAGCCTCCGAAGGCGACGTAACCGGCTCCCGCCCCGGTGGGTTCGATTTTAAAGCCATTGCCAAGTACGATGCCTGGGCTGGCCTCAGCGGGAAAAGCAAAGAGTCGGCCCGCCAAGAATATGTGGCGCTAGTCGACTCTCTTTAA
- a CDS encoding MOSC domain-containing protein has product MATSLTLSDIYIYPVKSLGGIRLTEAAVGLRGLQYDRRWLVVDARNQFMTQRQIAAMALLDVAPAFNGFLLTHRQRPDLLPLYIPFEANREKTLFVTIWDDMVFAWRGTPAADEWLTEALGQECRLVYMSDMVRREVEPDKPELNPAGTLVSFADGYPYLLIGQAALDDLSARLTAPVPMNRFRPNLVFTGGEPFAEDTWADFQIGDITFRAVRACGRCVVTTIDQQTAQKYPETLSTLASYRTVGRKVLFGQNVTTSSQGIIRVGDSLTVLSNKENS; this is encoded by the coding sequence ATGGCTACCTCCCTTACCCTCTCCGATATTTACATTTACCCCGTTAAGTCGCTGGGCGGTATCCGCCTGACGGAGGCAGCCGTGGGCCTGCGAGGTCTGCAATACGACCGGCGCTGGCTGGTGGTAGATGCGCGCAACCAGTTCATGACGCAACGGCAGATTGCCGCTATGGCCCTGCTGGACGTGGCCCCCGCTTTCAACGGCTTTCTGCTCACACACCGCCAACGCCCTGACCTGCTACCCCTCTACATTCCCTTTGAGGCAAATCGAGAAAAGACGCTGTTCGTGACCATCTGGGATGATATGGTCTTTGCCTGGCGCGGCACCCCCGCCGCCGATGAGTGGTTGACCGAAGCCCTGGGCCAGGAATGCCGGCTGGTGTATATGTCGGATATGGTGCGGCGCGAGGTAGAGCCCGACAAGCCCGAGCTGAACCCGGCTGGCACGCTCGTCAGCTTCGCCGATGGCTACCCCTACCTCCTCATTGGGCAGGCGGCCTTGGATGATTTGAGCGCACGCCTCACCGCCCCGGTCCCCATGAATAGGTTCCGGCCCAACCTGGTATTCACCGGCGGCGAGCCGTTTGCGGAGGACACCTGGGCCGATTTTCAGATAGGCGACATCACCTTCCGGGCCGTGCGGGCCTGCGGGCGTTGCGTCGTCACCACCATCGACCAGCAAACCGCCCAAAAGTACCCCGAAACCCTGAGTACCCTGGCTTCCTACCGCACGGTAGGCCGCAAGGTGCTGTTCGGCCAGAACGTTACGACCAGCAGCCAGGGCATCATCCGGGTAGGCGACTCGCTAACGGTGCTGAGTAATAAAGAGAATAGCTAA
- a CDS encoding deoxynucleoside kinase gives MHIAIVGNIGAGKTTLANKLAHHFNWEVFLEDVDHNPYLKDFYDDMPRWAFHLQVYFLNSRFRQVQRIKELQRAGKGVIQDRTIYEDAHIFAANLHESRLMTERDYQNYCNLFESMISMVDAPDLLLYLKADLPKLIQQIEKRNRDYENNIKIEYLKNLNEHYEKWISGYKHGKLLVVDVNNLDYVNNPEDLGVVIERINSTLFGLF, from the coding sequence ATGCACATCGCCATCGTCGGCAACATTGGGGCCGGCAAAACTACGCTGGCCAACAAGCTGGCCCACCACTTCAACTGGGAAGTGTTTCTGGAAGACGTCGACCACAATCCCTACCTCAAGGATTTCTACGACGATATGCCACGCTGGGCTTTTCACCTGCAAGTATATTTCCTGAACAGCCGCTTTCGGCAGGTGCAGCGCATCAAGGAGCTGCAGCGGGCCGGTAAAGGCGTGATTCAGGACCGAACTATTTATGAGGACGCGCACATTTTTGCGGCCAACCTGCACGAGTCGCGCCTCATGACGGAACGCGACTACCAGAACTACTGCAACCTGTTCGAGTCGATGATTAGCATGGTAGACGCGCCCGACTTGCTGCTCTACCTCAAAGCTGATCTGCCCAAGCTCATCCAGCAAATCGAAAAGCGCAACCGCGACTACGAGAACAACATCAAAATTGAATACCTCAAAAACCTCAACGAGCACTACGAGAAGTGGATCAGCGGCTACAAGCATGGCAAGCTGCTGGTCGTTGACGTAAACAACCTCGACTACGTGAACAACCCCGAGGACCTAGGCGTGGTCATCGAGCGAATTAACAGCACGTTGTTCGGGCTGTTTTAG
- a CDS encoding sodium:calcium antiporter produces MSHFSPALLVALFVVAAVVVWQAGTYLSDTTDVLAQRLKLGDALGGLLLLAIVTNLPEVVITLSASLRGQVDLAVGNILGGIAVQTLVLVGLDAFGKGHATPLTHRVHTLQPVLEALLVVAVLTVVVLGAQLPASLLGGHVSPAEVVLVLLWLGGVFLVGKAEHGLPWLAHAPAATTNRPEPQDATQQKQKPFANSSTKRVALVFGAASLATLLAGWALEVSGEQLADQLGMTGLFFGATVLAAATSLPEVSTGLAALQLGKPELVVSDIFGGNAFLPVLFLLAALVSGKAVLPRAQASDLYLTGLGILLSSVYAVGLVFRSRRQVGRLGLDSWAVLVLYALGMLGLLFIQQ; encoded by the coding sequence ATGTCGCATTTTTCTCCCGCGCTGCTGGTAGCGCTATTCGTTGTAGCCGCCGTGGTGGTATGGCAGGCAGGCACCTACCTTTCTGATACCACCGATGTGCTAGCCCAGCGCCTGAAGCTAGGCGATGCGTTGGGCGGATTGCTGCTGCTGGCCATCGTGACGAATCTACCGGAAGTGGTTATCACCCTGAGCGCATCGTTGCGCGGGCAAGTAGATCTGGCGGTGGGCAATATTTTGGGTGGCATTGCGGTGCAAACGCTGGTGCTGGTGGGGCTTGATGCTTTCGGCAAGGGCCACGCGACACCGCTTACCCACCGCGTGCACACGCTACAGCCCGTGCTGGAAGCGCTGCTAGTAGTGGCGGTGTTAACGGTGGTGGTGCTGGGAGCCCAGCTACCCGCTAGCCTGTTGGGTGGGCACGTGTCGCCGGCTGAGGTAGTGCTGGTACTGCTTTGGTTGGGCGGTGTTTTCCTTGTTGGCAAAGCAGAGCACGGCCTACCCTGGCTGGCCCATGCCCCGGCCGCTACCACGAACCGCCCCGAGCCCCAGGACGCTACCCAACAAAAGCAGAAGCCCTTTGCGAACAGCAGCACGAAGCGCGTAGCGCTGGTATTTGGAGCGGCATCCCTGGCTACGTTGCTAGCCGGCTGGGCGCTGGAAGTCAGCGGCGAGCAACTGGCTGACCAGCTGGGCATGACAGGCTTATTTTTTGGCGCTACCGTGCTGGCCGCTGCCACCTCCCTACCCGAAGTCTCGACTGGACTGGCAGCCTTGCAATTAGGTAAGCCGGAGCTGGTAGTGAGCGACATTTTTGGGGGCAATGCTTTTTTGCCCGTCTTATTTTTGCTGGCCGCGCTGGTATCAGGCAAAGCAGTGCTGCCGCGTGCCCAGGCGTCCGATTTGTACCTCACTGGTTTGGGCATTTTGCTGAGCAGCGTGTATGCCGTCGGACTGGTGTTTCGCTCACGGCGGCAGGTAGGGCGCCTCGGCCTCGACTCGTGGGCGGTACTGGTACTGTACGCGCTGGGCATGCTGGGCTTGCTTTTCATTCAGCAGTGA
- a CDS encoding STAS/SEC14 domain-containing protein gives MAIASPLPTDCYPVHDALGQLIATAYYHTQGELLCVVWTGHITNVEVLQVAEAFLQLQALRPIRRLYNDKTTTTGDWAEAMPWLEFEWLPKAIHQGLQAIAYVLSPDISNQLISRRFADRVRPQLPIRLFFDYDKEAALGWLQAQ, from the coding sequence ATGGCTATTGCCTCTCCTCTCCCCACCGACTGCTACCCGGTGCACGATGCACTCGGCCAGCTTATTGCCACCGCCTATTACCACACGCAGGGCGAACTGCTGTGTGTGGTCTGGACCGGCCATATCACCAACGTGGAGGTGCTGCAGGTAGCAGAGGCTTTCTTACAGCTCCAGGCCCTCCGGCCCATCCGGCGCCTCTACAACGACAAGACCACCACCACCGGCGACTGGGCCGAGGCCATGCCCTGGCTGGAGTTTGAGTGGTTGCCCAAGGCCATTCACCAGGGCTTACAGGCCATTGCCTATGTCTTATCGCCGGATATATCCAACCAGCTCATCAGCCGGCGCTTTGCCGACCGGGTGCGGCCGCAATTGCCCATCCGGCTGTTCTTCGACTACGATAAAGAAGCGGCCCTGGGGTGGCTCCAAGCCCAGTAA
- a CDS encoding DUF2461 domain-containing protein — protein MNRAAILDFLRGLAANNNKPWMDEHRAEYHQARAVFKELVAEVLQGVQRFEPALQTLTAGETMYRINKNDRFQQGQEPYKRHMGAGLKAEGRHSRWAGYFLTLEPGNSWLGAGKWQPDAASLQRIRQEIHYSSEAFHALRQYPEFVRHFPDGLEGDRLQRPPKGYDKNDPDIEWLKMKSFLVSRPISDAELLQPNFVEKAVESLHIAQPLVQFLNQAIGEE, from the coding sequence ATGAATCGTGCTGCAATACTGGATTTTTTGCGCGGCTTAGCCGCTAATAACAACAAGCCCTGGATGGACGAGCACCGGGCTGAATATCATCAGGCCCGCGCTGTGTTTAAAGAATTGGTGGCGGAGGTGCTCCAGGGGGTACAACGTTTCGAGCCGGCGCTACAAACTCTCACGGCTGGGGAGACGATGTACCGCATCAACAAAAACGACCGGTTTCAGCAGGGACAGGAGCCGTATAAACGCCACATGGGCGCGGGCCTCAAGGCGGAGGGTAGGCACTCGCGCTGGGCAGGCTATTTTCTGACCTTGGAGCCGGGCAACTCCTGGCTGGGTGCCGGCAAGTGGCAGCCCGACGCGGCCAGCCTGCAACGCATCCGTCAGGAAATCCATTACTCTTCTGAGGCCTTCCACGCCCTGCGCCAGTACCCCGAGTTTGTGCGCCACTTCCCTGACGGCCTGGAGGGCGACCGGCTCCAGCGCCCACCCAAAGGCTACGACAAAAACGACCCCGACATCGAATGGCTCAAGATGAAAAGCTTCCTGGTCAGCCGTCCCATCTCCGATGCCGAGCTACTTCAACCCAACTTCGTGGAAAAAGCCGTCGAAAGCCTGCACATAGCGCAGCCGCTGGTACAGTTCCTCAATCAGGCGATTGGGGAGGAGTAA
- a CDS encoding CDGSH iron-sulfur domain-containing protein has translation MATKLTVLSNGSLRVEGNDFELVDAQGNPYGLGGRERISICRCGLSAQKPFCDGSHKGHFEHDAKAFDLPAPKQ, from the coding sequence ATGGCAACCAAACTTACGGTTCTCAGCAATGGCTCCCTGCGCGTAGAGGGCAACGATTTTGAGCTGGTAGACGCGCAAGGCAACCCCTACGGCCTGGGCGGCCGCGAGCGAATCAGCATCTGCCGCTGCGGCCTCTCGGCCCAAAAGCCCTTCTGCGACGGCTCCCACAAAGGCCACTTCGAGCACGACGCCAAAGCCTTCGACCTCCCCGCTCCCAAGCAGTAG
- a CDS encoding GNAT family N-acetyltransferase → MSASSPTAIAVQPATLADIPTIITLAEATWEPTYRFILSKEQIDYMYRVIYTPASLHRQMTDDQHSFLLLLVEGHPAGYASFSPLPAEEAVYKLHKIYVLPSHQGQGLGQRLVEAVEHAVRAAGGQTLELNVNRYNPAVSFYERLGFQRYREDDIPIGPYWMNDFILRKELV, encoded by the coding sequence ATGTCTGCTTCTTCTCCCACTGCTATTGCCGTTCAGCCTGCCACCCTGGCGGATATTCCTACCATCATCACGCTGGCTGAAGCCACTTGGGAGCCTACCTACCGATTTATCCTTTCCAAGGAACAGATCGACTACATGTACCGGGTGATTTACACCCCCGCTTCCCTGCATCGCCAAATGACCGACGACCAGCACAGCTTCCTGCTGCTGCTGGTAGAGGGGCACCCAGCCGGTTACGCATCGTTTTCGCCCCTGCCCGCAGAGGAGGCGGTGTATAAGCTACACAAAATCTACGTGCTACCCTCCCACCAGGGCCAGGGACTAGGGCAGCGGCTGGTAGAGGCGGTAGAACATGCCGTGCGCGCCGCCGGCGGACAGACGCTGGAGCTGAATGTGAACCGCTACAACCCGGCCGTATCCTTCTATGAGCGCCTGGGCTTCCAACGTTACCGTGAGGATGATATTCCGATTGGTCCGTACTGGATGAACGATTTTATTCTGCGCAAGGAGTTGGTATAG